The genomic interval GCTCTGCGCTGCTGCCGCCACCCGGCGCAGCTGCCCACTCATGGCCATGGCCGGGCTGCTGGCGGCTGGCTTTGCGTTGGCAATTAACCCTCCTCTGCGATCCCGCGCCATCAAGCTCCGCATCAATTAACTCAAGCCACTGAGGTGCTAATTAACGAATCACCCCTATGTCCTTCTGCGTAGCGGGGCTCACCTCCAGCCCCCCCACAGCATGAGGCCGCTCTGGCTGGAACTGTGGCTCGCCAGGGAGGTGGTCTGGTGGCCAGTGGCACTACCACCCATCTTCACCTCCCCGGTGCCCTGGATCATGCTGCCATCGCTCCAAGCCCAGCCCCAAAGCAGCCCCAGGAGGTCCTGCAGGATGCTTCCAGGGCTGGAggtcccccctctccccaggtgTGGGGGGGTCAGCACCCTGTGCCCTCACTGGGGTGGCGCTTGCCCAGCACTCGCCAAGATGCTGATGCGGCGCGACCATCCATGAGGCCTTCATTCAAATTTAAAGACCGACGCGGggataaaaaaggaaaggggcAGCGAGGAGCAGGGTGGCTGTGAGCCCACGAGCGTGGTGTGCGGCGAGCCTGCCCCAGGCGTGCTGGCCGAGCGTGCTCCCTGGCAGGACGGTGGCATGTCCAAGTGCCGGCACaaggctgcctggggctgcccaatTTGTATGGCTAAGtgctgccaggaggagctggcaggagctgggggccACTCGGCTCCGTGCAGACATGCCGGTACCGTGGGCTACCTGCTCCCCGACCCGGGTGCCGTGGCCCTGTGGCCCTGGCCGCCTGCTCTGTGTGCCATTAGGATGTTCTTGCTGTGTCTGGCTAGGCACGTGCCGGCACCTGGCTCCTCCTGGCAGGTCGGGAGCCCTGAGCTCAGCGTGTTTGGGGCCATGTAGGTGTGGCTGGTGAATATTTCATGCCCGCATTCACCGAGCCCTTTCTTGGTTacactcctgcctcctccccgcgtTCTCGccatgtttatttatttaatgaattatttatCGGCTCCCCCTCTCGCTCGGCTGGGCGCTGCTCCGCTGctgcccccccgctccccccccccccccccccccagctcccagcctggcGCGATGATTTATTGAATGCCGGCTCTGCTCTGTGGTTGCGACATACTGTCACAGGAAGCCGCGGTTAAATATTAACCAGGGCGGGTGAAGCTGCCGGCAGGACCTCCAGGCCCACCCCGCTCCAAGCACAGCAGCCACCATGGCCAGTGCTTGTGGCTGCCCGCTCCAGGCGGTGGGCGGGGGGCTTTGCTCTGGTCCCCACTGCTTTGAAGCAGGAACCTGCTGGATCTCAGTGAGACAGGCACGGGGTGGAGGAGACAGGGGGCACGGAAttgggggggggagatggggctGCTTCATGCCCCAGCTCTCCTGGAGAGCTCAAGGCCTCGTGTCCTCCTGAGAGTGAAGCCACCCGGCTGGCGGTGACCCTGGCAGTCCCCACAGGAGACGCCGTCTCCTGCTGTGGGTGGCAAAACCCAGCCAAGCCCCCTCTGCATGCTGGCTGCTGCGGCCGGGCTCCATCCCCAAGCCCTGGGGATGATGCCCGGTGGGTACCAGTGCCCACGCGTGGGTGCACACCGTGATGCTCAGGGCACTTCTGGCTGCCAGGGTCCCTCCGTCCCTGCAGGAGTGCTCCGTCCATCCCACCGCAGCCTCGCGCATCAGGGTGCTCCGGTGCAGGGTCCCCCCCAGTGATCGCGGCCGCATGCGGATGCTGTCGGCGGCGTGCGCGTTGCCATGAGCAGGGGGTTTCCATGTGGAGGTGTGTGTTGCCATGGGTTTGCTGAGCCAAGGCGTTTCCATGGCGGCAGCGCGGTGCTGTCGGGCCCTTCCAGAGGTGCGCAGCCCCCTGGGATGCCCCAGCACCAGGGTGCACAGGGAGGGAGCCGCCGCTGCCACCGCTGTGCCCCAGCACCTGGGTGCCCTggccccctgcagcccctcctgcccctgccccccccagcgccccccccccacctccgaCAgaggccccccccctcccccctgggCCAGACAGATCCCTTTTCCACGTGTTGTGTTTTCTTCACTTCACTTCTCCGGATGAATAATTAATACAGGCTTTTTTGGTCCTCCGGGCCCTTccgccagccccttcccccttcccagcaGGACTCTGGTGGGGGCTTGGCCCCCCAGTGCCACCGGCATGGATGGGGGCTGTGAGGctgtggcacagccctgccacGGGTACCGCTGGTGCTGGGCCCCCATGGCGCTGAGTGGGACTGGGGGGGCCTCAGCAAGACCCTGGCCACCACTGTCCTCGTCCCCCTTCATGGGCTGGGGAAGCATCCACACGTCCGCAAGGGTTTTGGGGAGCCCGAAAAGGGGCCCTAAGGGGGGAGTGGCTCCGCGTCCGCCCTGAGCTCCCCTGGCAGCTTTGGGGAGCTGGGAACCCCTCTTAACCTTGGCATTGGGCAACAGATGCCCCTAGCCCAGGGCTATGCCGTGTCACCTGCCTGGGCCTGGGAGCCGCCGTGCCCGGGCAGTGGGGACACAGGGACGCGGCGTtcggccccgcaccgccccggccATGCTTGCCACTCCAGCGAGATGACTCCCGGCGGAAGCAGCCAGGGCCAGCTCAGCAAGCCCAGCCACGGTTTCGATAGCCTCCTGGTTTTATTTGCAAGCTCCTCGGGCTGCCAAATCTCCGGGTCGTGTGCAAAGCCGGTGCTGCCAGAGCAGGGGCCATCAGGTTGGTGCTGGCAGCACGCGCGCGCTCGGGCGCGCTCCTGCGTGGGAGCTCATGGTGAGCTGCGTGTGCCTGTGCTGGTGCGAGTGTGCtcgtgtgtgcacatgtgtgctgGGGCGTGGATCACCTGGCACACGGGACTGCCGGGTGTTGCTAAGGGATCTTGCCGAGGACGGGCAGCTGGAGCTGGCACCCAGCTCAATCTCTTCCCGCATGGCTGGCAGGGACCGGCGCCCGGGGAGCACCCGCCAGGCCCCTGGGTACCTCTGCCGCACAGACCCTCATGGGGAAACGAGGcagagatgtgggaagagcaaGGGGACCAGCCCTGCGGGTGGGTGCTCGGCCACATGCAGGCTCCTGCGGCAGGACGGGGCAGGCGGGAGAGCCTGGCACTGTGGCTGTGCTCCTCCAGCACCTGGGCTGCCCTGGCACGCTGGCCCCAGCCCGCCCGAGCTGGTGGCAAGTGGCTGCGTGCCCACCCTCCCAAGTGGCTGGATGCCCACCCTTCCAAATGGCTGGATGcccacctgcccgcctgctcctGTGTCCCCGGGGCGGCCAAACCCCTCTGCGAACACGTGTGACCCCcatggtgctggcagcagcaccacGAGGACCCTCTGGGGCCCTGAGCCCCAGCGCTCCCACCCAGGGAGACCACAATGTCAGTGGGACCTGGCATTGGTGCCGCCACCCACGGGGGTCCCAGTGAGACCCTAAGCCCGGTGGCATCTGATCCCGGTGGCATCCGATCCCGGTGGGACGCGGCCCCGGTGCCCCCACCCGCGGGGACCCGCAGCCCAAGCCCGGCGCGGCTCCGGTCCCCGCCGCCCGGTGCCGATGCCAATGCCGATGCCGATGcccgtgccggtgccggtgcagGCGGgctcggggcggcggcgggcgcgcgcgcgggggcgcggcggcggcgggcgcgcgcgggGCGGAGCTGggcgccgggggcgcggggcgcgggcggctcCGGCTCGGTTCTCCATTCATTGGGATCGCGGcgggctccgcggcggcggcaggaTGGCTGCTCGGTTGCCCGcgctcctgcccctgctcccgctgctgctgctgctgccgggccgggggccgccggggGCCCTGGGCAACCGGCACGCCGTGCACTGGAACAGCTCCAACCTGCAGTGAGTGCGGGGCGGGCGCCGGGCCGCGCGGGGGAGGCCGCCGGTACCGGcaccgggaggcggcgggggtgtccctggggccgggcggggaggggggcgccgCCGGGAAGGACGCGGTGGGGGCGCGGCGGGGATCGCGCTGAAGGAtgcgcgcggcggcggggggggggggggcggcaccgGGCCGGGGGCGCGCGCGCCGGGACTGCGGGACCCCCCGGTGCCGGTGTCCGCGCGGCGCCCCCGTGTGGGcggggctgcgggaccccccggTGCAGGAGCGctgcccctcccggccccgcgcACCTCGCCCTGCCCGCGGAGGCGGGGgccgctcggggggggggggggggggcgcagccgCCCGGCCGGCCCGACCCGACCTGCGGCGGCTCGGGGACccggggccgcgctgccgggcggggcgcgggcaCCGGCGGGGTCGGGCTCGCCGCTGGAGCGGGGCTCGGCGGCTCCCGGTGCGGGCGCGGGTGGGTCGGTGGCACCGGGGGCCGAGCCCCCCCTCCCTGACGGCGCtgacccccccccgcggcgggcacCGGGGTGCCGCGGGAAGGGCAcggccggcccccccccgcccggtgcgGCGGGCCGGGCAGGGGGTCCCGCTGCGGCGCCCCTGCCGCCAGACGCGCCCCCCGCCTGTCTGGGCGCGGGAGCGGcaccggcggcgcggcggggatggggggggggccGACGGGcgcccgtcccccccccccgctccggcgGGTAGCGGTGCCATCGCTGGGGCAGCAgccgagggcggcggggccgggggctcccggGGGGTGTGCGGGGGCGAGCGGAGGTGTGGAAACTGCCGTCGCGCCCACGGCCGCCGGGAGCGGAGCCGCCGGGAGCCCGGGCGGTCGGTGGCCACGGACCCGCGACACCTTCCTCGCGCCCTGCGCCGGGGGCTGCGTCCTGCCTCGCCCACCCGGGGGGCTGCGTGGGGTGCGTGGCCCCCACACCTGGGGCTGGCACGGCTGCGCCGGAGGGGCGCGGGCACCGCGCCGGCTTTGGGGCGGCGATGGacacggctgggctgggctcctccGGGGAAGGGGGGCTGCGAGCCCGCGGCGGGTCCGTGGACCCCTCCACGGGGATTGGGGAGCTGTGCCCGCTGCGATCGCCCATCTCCCTTTCCCTCGCCGGTGCGAGCGCTCAGGGGTGTGGCGGGGACGTGCGCCTGGCCAGAGCATCCCGCCATACCCGTTGGTGCCGGGGCtcccccgggctccccccgccctgCGCCCCTTTGTGTGGGGAGGGAGCGTTCCCCGgcagctccttcccctcccattGAGATTGTGTCGCCAGGCGGAAGCCCGGGCCCCATAAATTGTGCGTGTGTGCGACGTGCCGAGGCGCAGCACAATGGTGAGGCGCTCGGCTCGCCCCGCCACGCTTGGGCAtcctcctgcttctccagccGGACCCCGCTCGCCTACCGGCCTCATCTCTGTGCCGTGACATCGCCGGGACCTCGGTGGGTGGGAGACTCCCGCACCCCCACCCTTGCCCCACCGTGACCGAGGGGctgcctctccccatcccatTGCCCGCAGCCGTGCGCCGTGACCCAGTGTTGCCCCGGCACCTCccaagggatggggaggagggggtgccGGCGGTGCCCCCGCCATGCCAAGCCAGGGGTGTCGCAGCCAGACGCCCGCGCCCGCTGCGCACGCGTCTCTGGCGTGGCTGCAAGCGTCCGGCTCAGGGCACAGGCAGCGCGGTGGGGGCGGCTGCGGCAGAGACATGTCCCAGGGACTCCGGAGCATTGATATTTATTGTTAGGCAGTGCGGCAGCTCGGCCGCAATTATAGCCGCACGGCAAAGTGTCTGGATTAGATAAATTATGGGGGGAATTAGGCTCCCTGGGCCGCAGCCTGCAAATCCCAGCAACCCCGCTGCAATCAGAGCAATAAACAAGCCCTGCGCGGCCCCGTGGGGCTCtccggggaggcgggggggggggggggggggcgccagCAGGCTCGGCTGTGGGCCGCTCCTCGGGGGCTGTGCCAGGCACCCCAGAAATTTATTGCATCTCCTGCCATGCTGCCCCGAGCGCCCCTGTGGCTCCCCTCGGTGGGAGGATGGGGTGAGGGGCCGCCCCACAGAGCCCACCCACAGCACCCGGGGTCCCAGCGGTGCCTTGGGGAACAGGGGGCTGGTGGCAGCTCGTCCCCCTTGGGCACGCGGCTGGACTCCTCCAGTCCCCCGGCCACCGCAGGGGATGGCTGGTGGTGCCGGGGGACCAGGGAGGGCCACTGAGTGGGGCTGGGcacccctcctgcagcaggtTCGGGGTGCTGATGGCAAAGCCCGGGGGAGGCACGAAGGTGGGATCTGAGGCTCGGGGCAGTGCAAGTGCCTGCTCCTGCTCGGCCAGGCTGTTGGTCCGGCTGCGCTTTCCACCTGTCCCGCTGTCTCTGCTGGAGGCAGCCGGCAAGCCCCAGGGGCACGGGACGATCCTTGTCCGGTCCCTGCCCTCCACTCCCAAGTCCTGCCAGGAACAGGTGTGGTGGCACGGGGCAAAGGTGTGGGGCGGCTGCATCCCACTCAGCACTGGCGTTCAGGGGGGCTGCATCCCtggggtgccccatggtgtggggctgggggcttcTAGGGGTGTCCCCAGCCAAGCCAGGCCCTGGCGTGCCGGTGTGCATGGGATGCCACCTCCCTGCTGGGTGTCCCGGATGCCGAGGTGGGGACAGCGGTTTGTCCCCGTGCTTGGGCACAGGCATTGCTAGCTCCCCCTGAcgctgctgcagcccccaggagACCCCCAGAGCGGGTTGGGGTGAGCCACGCTGCGCCCCTGGCTCCGGTGCGGGGACCGAGGGTGCTGGTGCCTGAGGCCTCAGGGTGCCCGGTGCCATGGAGGGGGCAGAGCGGGGTGGCTGTGAGATGGGTGTACATGGAGTGCTGGTGCCCAGCTGAGGCAGGTGAGTTGGAGCCCACCTGTGTGGGGGGAGTATCGCGTGTGGCCTCCCCAGCCACTGGCGCTGCTGCCATGCTCGCCTCTTCAAGGCAGCTTTTATCTGGCTGACTTTGTGTTCCAGGCGGCAAGAGCTGGAGCAGGCTGTCAAGAGCCCTTGCGCGGAGCAGCCTCTCCCGGGGGAGCGTCTCGCGCGGGAGAGGAGCCGTGTCCCCGCCCTGCACCTGCTGGGGGGCCCTGGGGGTGCCCGGACTCCTGGGTCCTCTGCAGCTGCTGGACCCCAACACCGGGGCTGTGCCCAGCCGGATCCCTCCATCGCATCCGCTGGcacctgcagggctggggagggtgtTGGCTGAGGCAGGAGGGGACCCCCCTCACCCCGGCAGATCCCGGGGGCATCCAGCAGGAGGTGCTGCGGGGCAGAGTTGCCTGACGAGGGGCAGTTCCCCACCCCACCGCAGGGTGTGCCCAGCTGTGGGGCTGGAAGTGGGCAAGGTGGTGATTACACCTCTCAGCGACTAATTACCCAGCCCCACCGGCTGCAGCATCCCCTGGTGGGCTGGGGGGCTCCCCCACCCTCCACCCCATGGCTGTGCCCCCCAGGCTGGTCCCTGTGGGGCACAGAGGCCCTGGCCGCCTGTGGGCGCTGGCTGCGGCgctggtgggagctgctgccctggggcagAGGGTGCCGTGCCCTGTGAGTCACCGCGACGGGCGGCACCGAGCCCCGGCAGTGCGTCCGGGGCCTGCGGGGTTCCTGTGGGAGAAGGGGTTGCAGCGTCAGGGtgtggaggctgtcccagggtgCAACAGGGCCAGGCCACCCCGCTCCTGCCCAGGCTGGTAATTGAGTCACTGGTTGCAGATTGATGATTTAATTAAAACCCAATTAGAAACCTCATTGATCTTGTTAGCAAAGCGGGAAGGTACGGGCTTTAGCGGGGATTAAAGGGATCGCGTGGCCATCAATAGGGTTGGGGGTGCAGAGGCACCTGTAGGGCAGTGCTGGGGGTTCCAGAGTGCTGGGGGAGGGCTGTGCCTGTCACCCTGGGGTGGGTGCTGCCCCATGGCACCATGGTCCCTTCGCCCACCACTGTgtccctggggagctgccccCATTCTCCTCAGGAGCCCAGTTCCCCGAGCAGGGAGGTGGCCCTGGGGACGCCGTGTGCCGGCAATGCCTTTTGCGCCCGCACCTTGCGGCTGCGCCAGGCGTGTTGGGggaaggacgggggggggggggggggggccgtgccgTGGCGCCGTGCCACCCGTGCGCGTGGGCTGCGTCGCAGGCGCTGTCTGCCGAGCCAGCGCGCGTGTGCGCGGCCGTCTGGGCGCCGTGACTGTGCAGTGCTGCCTGCGTGGGGAGGGCTGGCACGGGGGGGGCGCCGGGCCGAGCCGCCCGTCTCCCCGGCGGCTGAGCACTGGGTGCAGGCGGTCGGTCTGTCTATCCGTCTCTCTGTCCGTTGGGGCGGACTGGCTGCGGCGATTGATGTGCGTgccttcacctctccctgtcggGCAGGGCGACTGGAAGGGGACCATGCAAATCAATGGCACTTTTTTGTTCCCCGGTTGATCGATGGGTCCTGGATGTGCCGAAAGTGTGAAGCTGCCGGAGCCAAACAAAGGGCCCGGCTGGGCTGGTGGGGACTGTCCGCCCTGGCCCCCAGTGCTGGGGGCACCATGCTATCACCTGCATCGGGGGATGCCCTGTGTCACCCTAGTCCTCGCCACTGTCACCACCAACATGGGATgctgagcccagctccagcctcaCCACCCTCCAGGCCTTTCCCGCACCGTGGGGGTGAGCCTCCACAGCAcggggggctgggcaggggtcTGGTCCCCCCTgtgctgccggggccggggcatgCTGCAGTGCACCAGGCACTCCCTAGCAGTGCATGAGTGAGCGTGCGGCGCTCAGCCCAGATTTATCGCAGCAGATGGGAGCGGAGCGGCCGCCCAGCTCACCAGTGGCTGTGGCTTGCCAGGTAGCCAGGGTCCCGCCGGTGCAGGGCCGGTGGGCGCCGAGCCCAGCCTCCGCTCGGGACGGTTCTGCCAGGGGACATCCATCTGCCCAGTGCCGACAGGCTGCTGGAAGGTACCACTGCCTTGCAAAGCCCTGCTCTAAAAATGCAGTCGTGCAGAAGCGATGCTGCCCGTTCTGCTCCTGCACTTAACCCTTCAGGCACTGCTGGAGCCCACCATGCCCCGCTGGCAGCACCACGGCTGCCAGAGCCTGGGAGGCCGGGGGGTCCATCCTGACCCGGCTCACCTGTCGCTGAGGCTTCCTGACAGCCGCGGGGGCTAGCGGGGACCAGGCAGCCCGTGCCTGCTCTGGGGTGGGTGTCGGTGGGAAAGGAGGCTCACACCCTTGCTCTGGGTGTCTGTTCCCATCCTTCTGCCTGAAATGGGGCCCAtgggctccctgcctgctgctggggttgGGCCAGGcatgcagctctgcctgccctgtgctgccagacggtgctgcaggcagagctcagggTGCTCTGGCGATGGCATTGGGGCTGCTGGGATTCGGGGGCATCCAGCTGTGGGGGGTGTTGCTCTGCACCTGCGGGACTAGCGGTCACGGTGCAGGAGCTGAGCGCGGCGGGGATGCAGCATCGTGGCTGAAGCTGCTGCCAGAGTCCCCTGGACGTGCCCCGGGCCATGGTGGCCTCGTGGCTCTGCCCATTTGGGGCTGTGCTCCAGCCCATCCCGGCTGGCGACGATGCTCTGATGCCTGCAAGCTCCCAGCACGTGATGGCCAGCGATGTCCATGGGGCTCACCGCCATGGGGCCCCGCCACACAGTCTGGGGTCCTCTGTACCTCCGCATTGCGGTGCTGGTGTGCCCCAGTCCAGGGGAGACCTCAGTGCTACATGGGGCAGTGCTCATTAGTGAGGCTGTTTACCAGGAGCCACGCTTCCTAATGAGCCCCGGAGCAGGGTCCCAGGGGGCAGGGGGTGTGCCTCAGCACTGGGTGCcgcaggggaaggggggtggCTACAGCTCCCTGGCACCCCAGGACAGGGTTTCCCCTGGCACGGCGGGAGATGGAGCCGGGTGTCACTCCCATGGGGCGCAGACACCCGGGGCCGATTCCAGGGGCTTCCTCCAGCCCCTCACTcccccggcacagccacagcctggccACAGTGAGCACCGGTTGCTGGCGCCTGCCCTGGTGTGGGGCAGCCGGCTCAGAGTGTGCTGGTGTCCCAGCCCCGCATCCCGCACGGAGTTAATTGCAATTTTCTCCTCAGGGCCATTTCTTTAATAacaattcttcccccccccccttcccaccacATCAAAGGGGGAAGATGAAAGGTCCTGGCGCCCCGTGGAGCAAGGGTGGCTGCCTCAGCACCTTGCTGGTGGAGGAGTTGCCCGGCGGCCGGCGGgtgccgggctgggctggggaatAGCGGCTGCGCAGCGAGGGAGGTGCCGCGTGGGGCTGTGCTCCCTGCCCCACAGGTGACGAGGTCCGCTGTTAGCCCCCCACAGCCCCTGGTGCTGACGGCAGCCCCGGGTGGGGAGGCGGCGCTGCTTGGGTCCCCCTTTGCTGGCAAGACGCCGGGTCCCTCATTGGTTCTCTCTCCAGCACCCGGCTTCTTGGGCGCTGCGTGCTGGGGTGCCACAGGCCCTGGCAGGGTGCCGGGGCTCCCCAAACAGCGCCGGGGGCGGTTGGGCAGGGTGGGGCGTCTGCAcgcgcagccctgcctgctgcctgcccagccctgccggggAGACCCGGGAAGCCGGCTCTGCTGCAGGCACGGCCCCAGGGAGGGCGTGGCGGGACCCCCCGTGGGGTGAGGGGACCCTGAGTGCTGGGTCAGGGGCTCGTGGACCTGGATTTGCCCTGACGGGTGGGGAAAGGGGCCCCAATCCAGAGCAATGCACTGCGGGGGAGCCCGGCCACGCGTGCCAGGATGCTGCAGTCTACGTCCCGGGGGAGCCTGGCGAGGGGACCCCCCAATGCAGtggggtgcaggggctgcacCAGCACAGTGGAGGGGGGCACCACCGCTGCTGAGCCAAGCGGTGGAGCGAGGTCCGGTCGGGGTCTGGTGCTGCCGTGACAGCTCGGTGCAGAGCCAGCGCCTCGCAGCGCTGGCTCGTAATTAATTGGCAGGAGCAGTGGGTCAGCGCGGCGGCGAGGATTACCGCGGCCGGGATTTCCATCGGGCATGGATTAGGAGCCAGCGGAGCCTCTCCTGAGTGGATCTGAGGGGATTGCCGCTCCTAATCAATGTAAATGAGGCTCCCCCAGGGCCACCCTTTACAGCATTAACAAACTAACGGGATTAGCCAAAGCGGGGTGAGAAATCCTCTCTCTGAGCTGCGGCgcgtggcagggctggggccatggTGGGCAACTGCGGTGGGTCGGCTgcaggctgctggagctggggagcGCCGGGGCCCCATGCCCCTCCTGCACACCCAGAGCTGCGCAGTGAGGACCAGGGGCTGCGTCCCGCAGGGTCCCCGGTGCCTTTGGGACCGTGGTGTCCATCAGCCCTGTGGCTGGGTCAGTCTGTCTGTCCCCTCCTTGAGTCTGCTGGCACGTTCCCGGCAGGACCCAGCAGCGCCGTCTCGTGCACCTGTGCTATCACAGGCGTCCCACCCATGCATGTGGCTTGGCACCCGTAGCATCCACCCCCAGCAGCGTCCCTCCCACCCCAGGCCAGCCCGCACCCCCCGAGATGGTGATGCCGCGCTGCGGGTCCATGGGGCTGAGGTTGCGCAGGGGTCCCGGTGTGTTGCGGGGCTCCAGATAGAGGTCACGCAGGGGGATACCACTGCCCCCCGGGATCCATGCTCTGGGACCTGCCCATTCTCCAGCCTCCAGGTCCCTTTTGAGGAGGGGCCCGTGTTTGGGAAGGCGCAGGGGGTGTCCCTGAGCCCCCCATCCCCCCTTTCCCTTGCAGCCTGCGGCGGGAGGGCTACACGGTGCAGGTGAACGTCAATGACTACCTGGACATCTACTGCCCGCACTACAACGCCTCGGTGCCCGAGCACCGACTGGAGCAGTACGTGCTCTACATGGTGAACGCGGAGGGCTACCACACCTGCAACACCAGCCAGGGCTTCAAGCGCTGGGAGTGCAACCGGCCCCACGCGCCCCACAGCCCCATCAAGTTCTCGGAGAAGTTCCAGCGCTACAGTGCCTTCTCGCTGGGCTACGAGTTCCGCGCAGGGCAGGAGTACTACTACATCTGTACGTGGGGAGCCGGGGCGGGACCCCCCCATCCCTGGCTGGGTCCCCTGCATCCCACCCTGGCTGGTCCTCCTGCACCCCCCCAGCTGGGTGGctgcagctccccccccccccgcccaggagTGGGCACCCTGACCTCAGGGATGGAGGTGTGGGGTGGaaggggggtgtggggagggttgggggtgcagggggtggtCGTGATGTGGGGGTGAGATGGGGGTGCGGGGAAAGGTGGGGGGCGGTGCTGGTGCAGGATGGGGATGCAGGGGGTGCTGATGCAGgattggggtgctggggggctgctggtgcaggacaggggTGCAGGGTGCTGATGCAAGTTCAGCTTCAGGGTGCAGGAGGGGGGTGCTGCTGCATCCCCAGCCTGGAGCACACCCCCAGGCAGGGCCAGACCCCAACATGCCCAGACCCAGCAGGTAGCAGCTCACCGAGCCTTcgggtgcccggggctggggtcACCCGCTCTGGAGCCACCCCAGCCCGCTTTTGCCTTGCAGCCACACCGACGCACAACCACCGCCGGGCCTGCCTGAAGATGAAAGTGTTCGTGTGCTGCGCTTCCAGTAAGTACCCCCCGTGCCCACCCTGGGGGCTGCGGGCGAGCGGGGTGTGGCGTGGCCTGCCGGCGGgtcccccatccctcctgggcggggcgggggggctgcggcACAAGGTGGCCGGGGAGTGTgacccccccccgtcccctctctccctcttgcaGCGTCGCACTCTGGGGAGAAGCTGGCGCCCACCCTGCCGCAGTTCACCCTGCGGCCCGAGGTGAAGATCGAGGACCTGGGTGAGTCGGGCAGAGCCCCTGGCCCCACAGCGCCgtgccccccccgccgccgcccgcagggcagccccagctgtgGGGTGGGGGTTTGGGGCCGCCCCGGTGCCACCCTCACCTTCTCGCTCTTCCCCGCAGAAAACTTCAACCCGGAGATGCCCAAGCTGGAGAAGAGCATCAGCGGCACCAGCCCCAAGCGGGAACACTTGCCCCTGGCCGTGGCCGCCGCGCTTTTCCTCATGACGCTGCTGGCCTCCTAGCTCCCGGCGCCGGTGAGGGCCTGGCCAGCGCAGCTCCGCCGAGTGGGGACCCCCCAACCTGCCGCCCCTTGTGAGACCCGGCGGGGAACCACCGTGGGACTGCCTGGCTCCTCCGCACCGCCACCCCCCTGCCTGGAGAGCCGCCCCGTGAGGCAGGGGGCCACGGCATGCACCGATCCCGGCTGGGACTCGCCCCCCACCCTGGCTGTGGCTACATCTGCGAGGATGTGGTTTGGTGCTGCTGCGTGCACCGCACCTTCCGCCGACACCGTCCCACAGCGTGGAGTCCTGCCCACAGCCCACCCGGTGCCCCGTGGCTGGGGGGCAGTGCTGGACTGGGGAGCCCAGTGAGGGCAGGGACCCCCAGGGCCGGGCAGCTTGTACATACCTACATAGAGATCTATACATACTGTA from Aptenodytes patagonicus chromosome 26, bAptPat1.pri.cur, whole genome shotgun sequence carries:
- the LOC143171225 gene encoding ephrin-A3-like, whose product is MAARLPALLPLLPLLLLLPGRGPPGALGNRHAVHWNSSNLHLRREGYTVQVNVNDYLDIYCPHYNASVPEHRLEQYVLYMVNAEGYHTCNTSQGFKRWECNRPHAPHSPIKFSEKFQRYSAFSLGYEFRAGQEYYYISTPTHNHRRACLKMKVFVCCASTSHSGEKLAPTLPQFTLRPEVKIEDLENFNPEMPKLEKSISGTSPKREHLPLAVAAALFLMTLLAS